One part of the Anaeromyxobacter sp. Fw109-5 genome encodes these proteins:
- a CDS encoding CxxxxCH/CxxCH domain-containing protein encodes MKRQVFGIAVSLAAFALSACSARPVAGEEETAVAATCTRCHGGDENSTGAPPRDVHANTSTELRSVGAHTAHVMGTSRISPPLGCDACHVAPPPENPAAHIDGDPGFVPGVLARADGAAAAFHEADASCTVYCHGATLRGGSRTAPVWTTVDGTQATCGSCHGLPPSAPHPQRFDCERCHPDSLTPAGPGAIAPSLHLNGQVELAGGCATCHGNAQRVAPNELAKAAPPTGLNGETATTQRAVGAHEAHVLGGAVAGPMGCDNCHLVPAAADHADGVVDVAFGALASREGVTPVLDKTSPESPSCSSTYCHGATLAGGTLNNPVWTQVNGTANACGACHGAPPPSPHPAGTTCSVCHPGTVRTDGTINLVNGLHVNGTVDVNDYHPAGWVVPTAHGYAANRDLASCKSCHGADLTGGMTGISCDTCHQAGWRTSCTFCHGDGNRAANKAMPPVGTQGELAKTDRAVGAHEAHLVAGKVRGPMQCTECHTVPTDIGHVTGSVDLVWGPLASANGATAPSFTTDLTCASTYCHGGTLAAGGTITAPLWTKVDGTQAACGTCHGNPPPSPHPQMSSCKGCHPETMATDTTLDLAGGKHLDGVLQKTSYHPDGWSNPATHGLAANADLASCKGCHGSDLTGGASGVSCASCHGASWQSNCSFCHGDPARAGTALVKAAPPQGSQNETATSDRAVGAHVKHLTGGALSGGFACAECHAVPASLTHVDGRPALAFGTIANSDGVASTFSGTTCNTYCHGAKLGGGSIPAPAWTTVNGTQAACGACHGLPPPAPHSQNPNCGGCHDGYTQSSVNKTTHVNGRADVKAMTCSSCHGDSARAGSELLKAAPPVGTGGETATTSLAVGAHQVHLQGNALAGPVACNECHAVPTSMGHSDVKVDLAFGTLARTDGAAPTWTRTTATCASTYCHGATLAAGGSKTNPVWTGGASQGACGTCHGAPPPAPHSQNPACGNCHDGYTATTVNLADHIDGGLDLKAMTCSSCHGDSIRAGAELVKAAPPIGAGGETATTSLAVGAHQTHVIGSVLSNGYACSECHVVPATMTHPNATVDVAWGTIATKDGATPSWNRAAATCSSTYCHGAFVGGAPLNAPSWTTVDGSQAVCGSCHGAPPPAPHSRSTNCGSCHPSYPPGGVNRAVHANGQLDLLPMTCASCHGDPSRAGSASLKASPPYGTGGESATTARAVGAHLSHVIGKGVMRALACSECHVEPTSMTHPDGAVVMTWGATAKLHGVIPSWNGATCTNYCHGASLAIGGGSATAPTWTKVDGTQGACGSCHGAPPPAPHPGSPLCGSCHDGYTATTTNPVTHIDGTVDVKALTCTSCHGDSARAGTDTLKSAPPIGTHGETATTQRAVGAHQKHLLGGALSKPIACEECHAVPTSTSHPDSTVQLAWGAKASANGVTPTFNTANATCTNYCHGALSTTGSNKTPSWTGGPSQAACGTCHFSPSAPGAGTFHYIHRGLSCAGGNGQCHPSGYSQTSVNLELHVDGTKQASAVCEACHYYE; translated from the coding sequence ATGAAGCGTCAGGTCTTCGGCATCGCAGTCTCCCTCGCGGCGTTCGCGCTGAGCGCATGCTCGGCGCGCCCCGTCGCCGGCGAGGAGGAGACGGCGGTCGCGGCGACGTGCACGCGCTGCCACGGCGGCGACGAGAACTCCACCGGCGCGCCGCCGCGCGACGTGCACGCGAACACGAGCACGGAGCTCCGCTCGGTCGGCGCGCACACGGCGCACGTGATGGGCACGAGCCGGATCTCGCCGCCGCTCGGCTGCGACGCGTGTCACGTCGCCCCGCCGCCGGAGAACCCCGCGGCGCACATCGACGGGGACCCGGGCTTCGTGCCCGGAGTCCTCGCGCGCGCGGACGGCGCCGCCGCGGCGTTCCACGAGGCCGACGCGTCCTGCACCGTCTACTGCCACGGCGCGACGCTCCGTGGGGGCTCGAGGACGGCGCCGGTCTGGACGACCGTCGACGGGACGCAGGCCACCTGCGGGAGCTGCCACGGGCTGCCTCCCTCCGCGCCGCACCCGCAGCGGTTCGACTGCGAGCGCTGCCATCCCGACTCGCTCACGCCCGCCGGTCCGGGCGCCATCGCGCCCTCGCTCCACCTGAACGGCCAGGTCGAGCTCGCCGGCGGCTGCGCCACCTGCCACGGCAACGCGCAGCGCGTCGCGCCGAACGAGCTCGCCAAGGCGGCTCCGCCCACCGGCCTCAACGGCGAAACGGCCACCACCCAGCGCGCGGTGGGCGCGCACGAGGCGCACGTCCTCGGCGGAGCCGTCGCCGGGCCCATGGGCTGCGACAACTGCCACCTCGTCCCCGCCGCGGCGGACCACGCGGACGGAGTCGTGGACGTCGCGTTCGGCGCCCTCGCCAGCCGCGAGGGCGTGACGCCGGTGCTCGACAAGACGAGCCCGGAGAGCCCGAGCTGCAGCTCCACCTACTGCCACGGCGCCACGCTCGCCGGCGGTACCCTCAACAACCCGGTCTGGACCCAGGTGAACGGAACGGCCAACGCGTGCGGCGCCTGCCACGGCGCACCGCCCCCGTCCCCGCACCCGGCCGGCACCACCTGCTCCGTCTGCCACCCCGGCACCGTGCGGACGGACGGCACGATCAACCTCGTCAACGGCCTCCACGTGAACGGCACCGTAGACGTGAACGACTACCACCCGGCTGGCTGGGTCGTGCCCACCGCCCACGGCTACGCGGCGAACCGCGATCTCGCGAGCTGCAAGAGCTGCCACGGCGCCGACCTCACGGGCGGCATGACCGGCATCTCCTGCGACACGTGTCACCAGGCGGGTTGGCGGACGAGCTGCACGTTCTGCCACGGCGACGGAAACCGGGCCGCCAACAAGGCGATGCCGCCGGTCGGCACGCAGGGCGAGCTCGCGAAGACGGATCGCGCGGTCGGCGCGCACGAGGCCCACCTCGTCGCCGGCAAGGTGCGCGGGCCGATGCAGTGCACCGAGTGCCACACGGTCCCGACCGACATCGGGCACGTGACCGGGAGCGTGGACCTCGTCTGGGGCCCGCTCGCCTCCGCGAACGGCGCCACCGCGCCGTCCTTCACGACGGACCTCACCTGCGCGAGCACCTACTGCCACGGCGGCACGCTCGCCGCGGGCGGCACGATCACCGCGCCCCTCTGGACCAAGGTGGACGGCACGCAGGCCGCCTGCGGCACCTGCCACGGCAACCCGCCGCCTTCGCCGCACCCGCAGATGAGCAGCTGCAAGGGCTGCCACCCCGAGACGATGGCGACGGACACCACGCTCGATCTCGCAGGCGGCAAGCACCTCGACGGCGTGCTCCAGAAGACGAGCTATCACCCCGACGGCTGGTCCAACCCGGCGACGCACGGCCTCGCCGCGAACGCCGATCTCGCGAGCTGCAAGGGCTGCCACGGCTCGGACCTCACCGGCGGCGCGTCGGGCGTCTCCTGCGCGAGCTGCCACGGGGCGAGCTGGCAGTCGAACTGCAGCTTCTGCCACGGCGATCCGGCCCGCGCCGGCACGGCGCTCGTGAAGGCGGCGCCGCCCCAGGGCTCGCAGAACGAGACCGCCACCTCCGACCGCGCGGTCGGGGCCCACGTGAAGCACCTCACCGGTGGGGCGCTCTCCGGCGGCTTCGCCTGCGCCGAGTGCCACGCCGTCCCCGCCAGCCTTACGCACGTCGACGGCAGGCCCGCGCTCGCCTTCGGGACGATCGCCAACTCGGACGGGGTCGCCTCCACGTTCAGCGGGACGACCTGCAACACCTACTGCCACGGCGCCAAGCTCGGCGGCGGCTCGATCCCGGCGCCGGCGTGGACCACGGTGAACGGCACGCAGGCCGCCTGCGGCGCCTGCCACGGCCTGCCGCCCCCGGCGCCGCACTCGCAGAACCCGAACTGTGGCGGCTGCCACGACGGCTACACGCAGTCCTCCGTCAACAAGACGACCCACGTGAACGGCCGCGCGGACGTGAAGGCCATGACGTGCAGCTCCTGCCACGGTGACTCGGCGCGCGCCGGGTCCGAGCTCCTCAAGGCCGCGCCGCCGGTCGGCACCGGGGGCGAGACCGCCACGACCTCGCTCGCGGTCGGCGCCCACCAGGTCCACTTGCAGGGGAACGCGCTCGCCGGCCCGGTGGCGTGCAACGAGTGCCACGCCGTCCCGACCTCGATGGGCCACTCCGACGTGAAGGTGGACCTGGCGTTCGGCACGCTGGCCCGCACCGACGGGGCCGCGCCGACGTGGACGCGCACCACCGCGACCTGCGCGAGCACGTACTGCCACGGCGCGACGCTCGCGGCGGGCGGCTCGAAGACCAACCCGGTCTGGACCGGCGGGGCGTCGCAGGGCGCGTGCGGCACCTGTCACGGCGCCCCGCCGCCCGCACCGCACTCGCAGAATCCGGCCTGCGGCAACTGCCACGACGGCTACACCGCCACGACCGTCAACCTCGCCGATCACATCGACGGCGGGCTCGATCTCAAGGCGATGACGTGCAGCTCCTGCCACGGCGACTCGATCAGGGCGGGCGCGGAGCTCGTGAAGGCCGCGCCGCCCATCGGCGCGGGCGGCGAGACGGCGACGACCTCGCTCGCGGTCGGCGCGCACCAGACGCACGTGATCGGGAGCGTCCTCTCGAACGGCTACGCGTGCAGCGAGTGTCACGTGGTGCCCGCGACGATGACCCATCCGAACGCGACGGTCGACGTCGCCTGGGGCACGATCGCGACGAAGGACGGCGCCACGCCCTCCTGGAACCGCGCCGCCGCGACCTGCTCCAGCACCTACTGCCACGGCGCCTTCGTCGGCGGCGCGCCGCTCAACGCGCCGTCCTGGACGACCGTGGACGGTTCGCAGGCGGTCTGCGGCAGCTGCCACGGTGCCCCGCCGCCCGCGCCGCACTCGCGCAGCACCAACTGTGGGAGCTGCCACCCCTCGTACCCGCCGGGCGGCGTGAACCGCGCCGTCCACGCGAACGGCCAGCTGGACCTCCTGCCGATGACCTGCGCCTCCTGCCACGGCGATCCGAGCCGCGCCGGCAGCGCGTCCTTGAAGGCCTCGCCGCCTTACGGCACCGGCGGCGAGTCGGCGACCACCGCTCGCGCGGTCGGCGCCCACCTGTCGCACGTGATCGGCAAGGGCGTCATGCGGGCGCTCGCGTGCAGCGAGTGCCACGTCGAGCCCACGTCGATGACGCACCCCGACGGCGCGGTGGTGATGACCTGGGGCGCGACGGCGAAGCTCCACGGCGTGATCCCGAGCTGGAACGGCGCGACCTGCACCAACTACTGCCACGGCGCGTCGCTCGCCATCGGCGGCGGCTCGGCCACGGCGCCGACCTGGACGAAGGTGGACGGGACGCAGGGCGCCTGCGGCTCCTGCCACGGCGCGCCGCCGCCGGCGCCGCACCCCGGCAGCCCGCTGTGCGGGAGCTGCCACGACGGCTACACGGCGACGACCACGAACCCGGTGACGCACATCGACGGGACGGTGGACGTGAAGGCGCTCACCTGCACGTCGTGCCACGGCGACTCCGCGCGCGCGGGCACCGACACGCTCAAGTCGGCGCCGCCCATCGGCACGCACGGCGAGACGGCGACGACCCAGCGCGCGGTCGGCGCCCACCAGAAGCACCTCCTCGGCGGCGCGCTCTCGAAGCCGATCGCCTGCGAGGAGTGCCACGCGGTGCCGACCTCCACGAGCCACCCGGACTCGACGGTCCAGCTCGCGTGGGGCGCCAAGGCCTCGGCGAACGGAGTCACGCCCACGTTCAACACCGCCAACGCGACGTGCACCAACTACTGCCACGGGGCGCTGTCGACGACGGGCAGCAACAAGACCCCGTCTTGGACCGGCGGGCCGAGCCAGGCGGCGTGCGGGACCTGTCACTTCAGCCCGTCTGCCCCGGGAGCAGGCACCTTCCACTACATTCATCGGGGACTCTCTTGCGCCGGGGGGAATGGGCAGTGCCACCCCTCCGGTTACAGCCAGACCTCGGTGAACCTCGAGCTGCACGTGGACGGTACGAAGCAGGCCAGCGCCGTCTGCGAAGCGTGCCACTACTACGAGTGA